The sequence below is a genomic window from Bradyrhizobium septentrionale.
ATCAGACATTGTGCTGCTCCCGCGCAACGGGGCCGTCTGGTCGACGGCCCCCGGATCATCGTCAGCTGGCCGGCGGCTTGCAGGCCGAGCAGCCCTCGACAATGAAGGACCGGAAGTTCGAGGCTTTGTCGCGGATCGCCGCGAGCTCCGCTTGCTCAGGCGCATCGTGCCAAGCCTGCGCCTTCGCCAGGCTGTCGAAGAGATAGATCGTAATACGATGCGGCAGCGGAGTTCCGGCGACGGCTTCGGCCTTCCCGCCGCGCGCTAGGAAGCGGCCGCCGAATTTGTCGATCAGTTCGCCCTGCCGCTTGGCGTAAGTGGCAAAGCCCGCCTGATCGGTCACGTCGACCTCGTTGACGACATAGGCGGGCGCAGAAGCCGTGCCTTGTGCGTGCAGGCCGGACAACGCGAGGAAGCCGAGGCTCACGGCCGCGGAAGTGACGCACGCGAATTTCGAAGTCGGTGTCATGGCGGTCTCCGTCGAGAGGGGCGAGCATGTTGGTGCTCAACGGCCGTCACCTTGGTGCCACAGGGCTATAATCAGAATGGCGAAATATCGCATAGGGGTATAATAATATCTGATGGTTGGGAAACTCACGGATTGGGAACAGCGTATCGGCCGCCGGCTTCGGCTGCGCGACCTGCATGTGCTGGCGTCGGTCACCAAGCTTGGCAGCATGGCGAAGGCGGCTGCGGAGCTTCGGCTCACCCAGCCGGCGATCTCGCAGGCCATCGCGGATCTCGAAGCCGCGCTCGGTGTCCGCTTGCTCGACCGTTCACCGCGCGGTGTGTCGCCGACCGCCTATGGCGAGGCGCTGCTCCGGCGCGGCACCGAGGCGTTCGACGCGCTGGCGCAGGGCATCAAGGATATCGAGTTTCTGTCCGATCCCGGCAAGGGCGAGGTATGGGTCGGAACGTCGGAATCCTATATCTCCGGCGGGCTTCTTTCGGCCGTCATTGCCGGACTCGCCGAGCAGTATCCGCGCATTGTCATTCACGTCCTCGAGGCGAATACGGCTGCGATGGAATTTCGCGAGTTGCGCGAGCGCAAGGTCGACATGATGCTTGGTCGTATCTCCGGCCCGGTGCGCGACGACGATCTGAAGGTCGACGTTCTCTATGACGAGCCAATCGTGGTTGCCGCCGGCACGAACCATCGTCTCGCCCGGCGCAGGCAGCTCACCCTCGGGGATCTGACCGATGAATCCTGGATTCTTGCGCCGCCGGGTACGGCGGTGCGCGACCTCGTGAGCGGCGCGTTCAGCGCGCAGGGACTTCCGGTGCCGCGATTGGGCGTCACGACCTATTCGATGCAGTTGCGCATGCAGCTGATGGCGACCGGTCAGTATCTTACACCGGTGCCGGCTTCATTGCTGCAGTTCAATGCCGAACGCTGGTCACTAACGGGCTTGCCGGTGTCGCTCGGAAAGCCCTTGCCGGTCGCCATTGTCACGCTGAAGCGCCGGTTGCTTCATCCGGCGGCGCAGCTGCTGATCGAGCAGGCGCGGAAGGCGACGGCTTCGGCTTCGAAGGCCGGCACGACAAAACGTGCCACGCGAGGCTAGAGCTCGGTTCTGATTGAATCAGAACCGAGCTCTAGCTTTTTGTTTTGACGCGTTCTCTTCACGCGAACCGGTGTCCACTTCGCTCGAAAACGCTCTAGGCGGTCCTGGTTATCGTGCGCTACGGCGCCGGGATCGCCAGCAGGCTCGAGATGCTGCGGCCGCGGATGTCGTAGACGCGGGCGAACACGACATCGTCGCGCTTGATCTCGACCATCACAGGGGCGGTGAGGCCCTTGCAGTAGAATTCGCCGAGCGTCATGGCGAAGTCGGCGGCATTGCTGTCCCAGCCGATCGTGAAGTCGGGCCCGAGCGCGACCTGCGCGGGGCGTTGCGGTCCGCACACCGCGACCTTCCACTTGCGATGCTGCGGCGGCACTTCCTGCCGCTCCGCCAGCTGCTCACGCA
It includes:
- a CDS encoding LysR family transcriptional regulator gives rise to the protein MVGKLTDWEQRIGRRLRLRDLHVLASVTKLGSMAKAAAELRLTQPAISQAIADLEAALGVRLLDRSPRGVSPTAYGEALLRRGTEAFDALAQGIKDIEFLSDPGKGEVWVGTSESYISGGLLSAVIAGLAEQYPRIVIHVLEANTAAMEFRELRERKVDMMLGRISGPVRDDDLKVDVLYDEPIVVAAGTNHRLARRRQLTLGDLTDESWILAPPGTAVRDLVSGAFSAQGLPVPRLGVTTYSMQLRMQLMATGQYLTPVPASLLQFNAERWSLTGLPVSLGKPLPVAIVTLKRRLLHPAAQLLIEQARKATASASKAGTTKRATRG
- a CDS encoding DUF1330 domain-containing protein; its protein translation is MTPTSKFACVTSAAVSLGFLALSGLHAQGTASAPAYVVNEVDVTDQAGFATYAKRQGELIDKFGGRFLARGGKAEAVAGTPLPHRITIYLFDSLAKAQAWHDAPEQAELAAIRDKASNFRSFIVEGCSACKPPAS